Proteins from a genomic interval of Salvelinus sp. IW2-2015 unplaced genomic scaffold, ASM291031v2 Un_scaffold7211, whole genome shotgun sequence:
- the LOC112079203 gene encoding sorting nexin-17-like: MLGTSEMFNSFLRKAQQETQQIPTEEVPLEIYLSNGQKVEVNILTSDQTEDVLEAVASQLDLPDELVGYFSLFLVREGVEGGLTCKRSTLTPPLTIQRTAIGMRYSGI; this comes from the exons ATGCTCGGCACCTCCGAGATGTTCAACAGCTTTCTAAGGAAAGCCCAGCAG GAGACCCAGCAGATCCCAACCGAAGAGGTTCCTCTGGAGATCTACCTGTCTAACGGCCAGAAGGTCGAGGTCAACATCCTGACCTCCGACCAGACAGAGGACGTCCTCGAG GCTGTTGCGTCACAACTGGACCTTCCTGATGAGCTGGTTGGTTATTTCAGTCTCTTCCTGGTTCGAGAAGGAGTGGARGGGGGATTAACGTGTAAGCGTTCAACTTTAACCCCTCCCCTAACCATTCAGAGGACTGCTATAGGAATGAGATACAGTGGTATCTGA